The sequence cccatGATCTCCCAGGCTGCCAAACTGCCCATGTCCATCATCATCATTGGCGTGGGCCAGGCGGAGTTCGACGGTAAGTCCCCATCCCCCTAGGTATTCCCCCAGAGGCTTCAGGCCCTTGGGAATGACCCTTCCCCAAAGAGTGAGAGCTCATGGGTGGGTGTGACTGTCTGGGTGAGCACAGGGTGTAAGGGTGTGTTTGTTTGCACAGGGAAGGGTGTGTCGGGCTGTGTACCCATCCCAAAGCTGTGGGGAGGAGGCCCAGTCACTCCTCCCTCCTCCAACCCTGGGAgcttggggagggtgggggagctgGAACACTGGGCTAGAAGCCAGGGGTTCACCTGGTTGGGCTCCTCCtgtctcctggcctcagtttcctcatctctaacatGGGGATCTGGTCTGACGGTCTCTGTCTTGGATTGGCCTGGGATTGGAGGACAAGTTCCACTGGTGTGCCAGGCCCAGGTGCCCACCATTaactcaccccacccccaatgcCTCTCCTCACACAGCCATGGTGGAGCTGGATGGTGATGATGTGCGGATCTCCTCCCGGGGGAAGCTGGCAGAACGGGACATTGTCCAGGTGAAACCCAAATCCTGCCTGCTCCAAGGAAGATGCAAGAGCCCCTCTAGCCAGGCTGGCCTTATACACCCCCCTTTTAGAGACTTCTCTAGAAAGGGGCCCTGGAGAGAGCCCCAGAGTGGCCTGGCCACCGGAGAAGGGAGCGGGAATCAGTGCTTGGGTCACACTTCTCCCCCAGCTGGACCCCTCTCTCCCATGTCTGAGACTCACCCCTAATGTTGTTACCCCGACCAGAATGCTCTGCCAGTGCTCTCCCTGAGCCCCCAGGTCTCCTTGGCCTCCTGCATGCAGAGCACTCACACTTGATATTTGCACCTTCCATTGTCTTCTGCTGGGCCGCCTTCCCAGTGGGAGGGCAAACCCTTGAAGGGGGGGCGGTGTCTATAGTGTTGCTGCGGCCCTCTCCGCCCTCTCCGAGAACGGGCAGTGCTTGCTTAATTGAAGCCCTGTCTGAACATCCCATGTAGGATGGCAGATGTAATGAGCAGACAGGTCTTTGTCCTCAGGGTGTCCCTGCCCAGTCAAGCCTCAGAATGCACCTTAGTAAGCACTTCTGTCTGTGAATCTCCTGCAGACTGAGTCCGTAGTGTTTAGGAGATTGGGAATAAAAACTGACATTCTCCAGAACCcctggattaaaaagaaaagaaaaaaaaggaggggatggAGGAGGGTTCATTCCAGGGGTAGAGAGCAAAGAGAGGAGGCTAGACCTCAGAGCAGGGGCAATCTGGGAGGGGGGACCCTTGCATAGAAAGGCCTAGAGCCAGGAATGCGCTGAGGCATTCAAGGGGTGGTGAGGGGCTCAAGGGGCCTGGGAGGAAGTCAGAGGGGCCTGACTTTAGGTGTCAGCGCGAGAGAGAAGAGAAGTGGagccaaagagagagaggtggggggagatgggaagGCCCGCTCTTACAAGCCAAGGGGCTCAGTCAGCGTTTCCTGAGCACCGGCTAAGTCCCTGTGTTGGTGCCAGGACTTCAGAGATTAAGTGCTCTTGTTTGGTGATGTATCCTGGCATGACGTAGATGCTCAGTACGAATCTGTTGAGTGAATGAGAGAACAGGGGCTATGAGAATTCACCACCATGGGGAGGGGGTGAGTGCAGAGGGCCGCGGCTGAGGAGGAATAGGACAGGAACCCAGGCCTGGAGATGTGGGGGCTGTGGTCCAGCCGGAGACCCTGCCTGACCCTGCCTTTCCTCTGGCCAGTTCGTGCCCTTCAGGGACTACGTGGACCGCACTGGCAACCACGTGCTGAGCATGGCCCGCCTGGCCCGCGATGTGCTGGCCGAGATCCCTGACCAGCTGGTGTCCTACATGAAGTCACAGGGCATCCGCCCGCGCCCCCCGCCTGCGGCCCCAGAGCCCTCGCCCCCACAGTCCCCAGCCCGCACGCCCCCTGCTtcccccctgcacacacacatctgaGCCCTCTTCCCGAAGAAGTCCCCTGGCCTGTGGCGGGTGGCTGGGGCCGGGGAGGCCAGTGGAAGTGTAGGCGGGGTCTCCAATTTGCCCCGCCCAGCCTTTGTAACATGTGTGCCTGGGAGGCCAGCAGGAGGCGGGGCCTCTGAAGACTCCTCTCTAATTTCCTAGCCTTATGGCCCAACCCAGGGAATTGGGAGGGTACAGGTGGTGGAGGTGAGGTTCTGGGCCCCTGCCCTTCTCATTTCCCCCTGATACCTGGTTCTGGCCCAGCCAGGAAGGTGTTAACAGTGAGGAGAATTGAGATCCCCCTCGGCCCACCTGGCAATCCCTTCTGCTCCTATATGGCCGTGAAGCCTGGACTgggcctccctcctcctgtgGTGTCTATTTCTAtacctggcccctgccctcctaCCCCAGTATCTATCCCATCCCTATTTCCAGTGAACCCTGTGAGGCTGCTGGGTTTGCAGGGATGCCTGAACATGTGACCCTTCCCAGGGACACCTGCATGCTCTGGGAGCCCTGCGGACCCATGCAGGGGAGGCTGTGAGGGGAGGCCGTAGGCCGCATGGTGGGCTAGGAATGGAGGCCTTTTGGGCACGGGGTCCTTTCTGGTGCCTCTCAAGCCCAGAAGGACATGGTTTTAGATACACAGATCCACAGGCCTTTCCTTGGTGTAGACCCACAGGCATCTCTACAGCTGACTTCTGATTCCAGGCATCCCCTCCTCTTGCCAGAGCTGCCTGGGGCCCCTGGAGCCTAGGCCTCTGCTACCCCCCCTGGAGGCCTTGGAAGGAGCAGTCCAGCCCCAGCACTCCTACACTGCCCCTCTGACCCACGGGGATAAGAGATAGaggtcctgggttcaagccctgcctctaGCTGCTGCCCGTGGGAACCCAAGCAAGGCCCTCCTGccttctgggtctcagtttccacatctgtaagtCAAGAGGGTTGACCAGATGGTCCCAGATTTACCTTCAGCTCTGATGTCCTGAGAGTCCATTCATGCCACGCCCAGCTCCCCCCATCCCACTCCTTAGCAGTGCGACCCCTTACCCCAGGCCGTCTTGGCCCTTGGGGTCACCTTGTTCCATCCTGTCACCCCAGATCCACCTGAGTCCTTCAGCCTTGGGCTCTGGTGTCTGAGCCCAAGCTCCTGCCCCTGCTGTGGGGAAGGTGAGACAGGTGATCTCACCCCTGGGCCCAACCAGCTGCCCAGCCTTGGTCATGCATGCCAGCCCCTCCTGCAGCATGAGGCTCCGAGGCCCACTGCACATCCCATGCCTgggcgccaccccccccccccccccccccccccgctgccccatgccccctccccccccctcatgCACGATGGGGGGGTTTCTATGCTGTCTTGTCCTGTGCCCGTCTCTGAGACAGTCTCTGTGTGGAATTTGCCTTAAACTGGAGTAAATTTGGTTCTTTTACTAAagtttcttgttttcctttccctgtgaaaaacagaaaatatattgcTGTTCGACAGAGTCCAGGTTCTCCTCTCcatctttcttccattcttttgtttaatgaagatttactgagcaactactatgtgccagggtctgtgctgggcactCAGGATGcggcagtgaacaaaacacaggCCCCGTCTCCACATGGAGCTtacaacaaacacataaataagacAGGAAAACCCAGTAAGCACTTAAATAGGTAGATAACTTAATTTCAGGTGGTGATAAGAGTTACaaagacaaagaacagaaaataagggGCTAGAGAGGGACAGGGTGATATTTTAATGAGGTGGTTAGGGAGagcctctctgaggaagtgaagGTTGAAATGAGCCCTAAGGATATGAGAGAAGGAGGCACGATGGTATCCAAGGACAAGTagaaggaacagcaagtgcaaaggccctgaggcaggagcataCTTCATGTGAAGGACAGCAGGGAGGCTTGTGTGATTGGAACTGTATTAAGTGGGGAGATAGTTCAGGAGGTGAGATCAGGGGGGTGAAGAATCCAGAGTGCATAGGGCCTTGTGGGCCGTGGTTAGGGCTTTAGCATTACTCTTGAGTGAAATGGAGTCAGGAGGTGAGAGAGGTGAATAACATGATCAGATTATTCTCAAAAACAGGTGGGTCAGTTTATTACATTTGATCACCCACTGACTCATCCCTCAACAAGTATTTACCTAGCACTCACGCCAGGCCCCGCTCAAGTTTGGAAACACTGATTCACACACAGTTGTACCCTCAGAGGGCAGCCCCTGCCCTCCGTGTCCCTCTTCATCTATCAACCCCTGTGGCCATCAGAGCCCAGGATCACAGGGAAAGGGGacttctcccctcctctgggcAAGCTCACTCTCAGATTAGCCCTCCAGCCAGCCATTCCCAATCTGCACATCACAAGAAATTTGGGACTAATTATACCAAAGTTGGGGACTTACTTCTTATGATTTTATAGTAAACTAGAGCTGATTCATGGCTGTCCCTATAATTAGATCACCCTCTGACTTGCATTCCGATATGCTTGGAGTGGGAACCGGGTGGGGTCATAGCTTGGGAAGAGGGAAGTTCCCATAACCAGTGACCCATTTTGCCTCACCTTGGACGTCTGTGGGAAAGCATCAAGCAGAGATGCCCACCTGGCAGGGGAATCAAGTCTCAGAGCCACTGCCCAAGGGGGGCCAAGTGCATCTTTACTGAGCTTGACACTGTAGCTTCTCTCCTGGGTTATTTCTCAAGGTATGGCCCATGAAACATTGGTTTTTTGGCATGGATTTTGGGGAACTGCCTACTCTGAGCCCCTCTCAGAGAATCCCAGTGGCCTTTGGGGCATTCAAGGCTCTGATAAGTCCTGCAGCAAAGAGACCAGTTTAACTTGGTTCAATCCGGTGTTTCCAAAGCTTTTTGACCatggagtcagagagagagagagtgtgtgtgtgtttagctgtAACACTGTTACCAAGCAGAAAACGTTGAACATTCTTAGGGCTTTAAGTAGAGATCACCTCCCTGGTTCCACCACTAACACAGAAGACTGAGGCCTGCTACCAGGAGGCCAGAGGCAGGGCATGGAGTTTGGGAGCTTCTCAGAGGAGGTTGGGTAGGAGAGGTGGGGACCTTTAATTTctctggagagaggaaggaaaccacagagaagaaaggagggcgTTCAGAAAGTCACGGCACAAAGGTTGACTTTGTGTTCCCTTGTGGGGCTGAGAGGTGTGTGTGACTGAGCTAGGagagggcaggcagaggagggagaggcagctGAAAGGCTCTCCTGGCCTCTGGGCTCCCACCCCGGGTGCAGCTGtcttccctcctcacccctaTTTGCTCCACAGGCCCTCAGGATTAAGGACCCTGGACTGTCATTCCCCAGGTCATTCCCCTCCACACTTCTGCCTTTGGAAGTCCCTTTACCGATCTCTTGTCCACCCCCCTCAAGTGCCCCtgaattagtaaaaataaaatgatgatgataataatcgCGATGACCAACACTCATATGCACTTACGAAGCAGCAGGTGTTCTGAGCACTCTATGTGTGTTACGAGTATCTTTATAACAACCCTGTGAAGAAGGTGCTACCATCAtcccacttttcagatgagaagACGGAGCCATGGAGAGGTTAAGGGACTTGTTCAGGGTCACACCACTAGAAAGTAGTAGAGCCTACAGGTATCTGAGTCCCAAGGTGGAATGGGAGCATCAACCTAGTTGCCATTTTGGTTGCTGTCTCACCTTTGCTGGGCCACCTGCcctctctggatctcagggtcccCACTGGTAAAATGGAGGGGACCGGCTCTAACGTCGCTAAGGGTCTTCCCATCTCTCTTGACTCTCAGCTCTCCCGTCAGCCTATCTTCTCAGACCCTCGCCAGACCCCAGAGGCCTCCCGGGACCTGGGTTGAGGCCAGGCTGGATGCTCTCCATCACCATACCGGCCCCGCCCACacccccagggtgcctggctgcccTTGGCCTGCAGAAGAGGTCCCTGAACCCTGCCCGGAAGGGGCAGGAGAGGTAGAAGCAGAGGATGGGGCTGACCGCACAGTTGGAATAGGCCAGGATGGTGCAGAGGCTGGACTCCAcgaaagccacccaggcaggccaCCCACGGCTGCCACGtagcccagcacagagcagggcccCCACATCAGCACGAAGACCACCAGCACCACAAGGATGAGCCCTGCGTTCTCCTGGTGCTCCCGGACGCTCTCCCCGCTGGGGCCACGGGGCCGTGTCCGCAGGAGCCAGCCCACGTGGCCGAAAGAGCAGCCCAGCCCCAGCGTACAAGGCAGGAAGGCCAGGGCTCCCAGCAGGCTGAAGTAGCAGGAGGCCTGGGCAGGGCTCAGGAGCAAGAGGCAGGCCGGGGCCCCCACGGCCCCCTCCTCCACGACCACCCTCTGGAACAGCCAGGTAGGCAATGACGCAGTGAGGCCCAGGCCCCACGCGGCCCCACAGAGCAGCAGGCGGGCGCCCCGGCCAGACGGGAGGGCCACGTCGGGCCAGGCCACGGCCACGTGGCGCAGAAGAGCCGTGGCCACCGTGCTGTAGAAGGTACAGAACATGGTGGCGTTGTTGGTGGCCTGGCTGGCAGTGCAGAGGACGGGGCCCAGCCACCAGTGGGGCCGCAGGAAGCTGAGCAGCAGCACGGGCACCACGCAGGCCAGGAAGAGCAGGTCAGACAGCGTGATGTTCACCATGAGGCTGTTGGTCAGGGCGAGGAGCGGACGGGGGGCGCCTGAGGCCCGGCCCACCACCACCAGCATGAGCCCGTTGGCCACCAGCCCCACCAGCAGGATGAGGCCGCAGACTCCGGCAAAGATGAGACGGAGCGGTCGCTCAGGTGTGGCTGTGAGCCCGGAGGTGAACGTGGCATTGGGCTCCAGCCTAGGCTCCATCCTCCTGCTCCACACACACAAGGACAGTGTAGAAACCGGCCTGAGGGCCGTGTCCCTCTTCCCCTGCTGAGCGCCCCTCCTTTCCCAGAGCCCTGCATCCAGGGGGCCCCCTTGGCATGCCTCGGTCCCCTGAGACCTCACAACAGCCTGATGGGACGGGCTCGGTCTACACCGTGGGCTCAAGTCCCGACTCTGCTACGCTGTAGCTCCATGACTTTGGGAAGTTACCTAATGTTTccctacctcagtttcctcaactgtagaGAAGTAAGGAAATAAGATAAAACCGATGTCAACAGTAACCGTTACAAAAGGGTAATTTTCATGCTcctctttttaacttctttatttctaaaacttctgcggggatggggcgcctgggtggctcagtcggttaagcatccgactctcggtttcggctgaggtcgtgatctcacagttcgtgagttcaagccccacaccgggctctgcgctgacagcatggagcctgcttgggattctctctctctctctctctctctctctcccccccatcacccccaccccaccccgctctctctgcctctcttgtgctcaggctctctctctttctttctcaaataaataaactttaaaaatatgaataaataaaatttctgcagGGAGTGCAAAACGAATTtcgggggtgtgtgtgtgtctatgtatatgcacgtgcatgtgtgcatgcacacacgtgcatatatatttttaaacaaaaccttGCCTGCCTGTGAAACAGATTTTAATTCGAGGTTCAAGTAAGAAAGTGCATATGGAAGGGCTTTGAGAAGGTGTGAAGTCCCTGCCAGCGGTTCCCAAGCTTGTCTGTGCATGGGGATCACCTGAGGAGTTTGAAAAATACTAATGCGTGGGTCCCAGTGACAAGATTTCATTGATGTGGGCTTTTTTGAAAGATTCCAGATGACTCTACGGGGCGGACCAGCTTGGGAACGACCGCCTTTCTGTGGCTGTGCTGGGTacccggtgggggtggggggaggcactgCTCCCCAGGTGTCAGATCTTCTCCCCCTCACCGCGTCCTACATGCTGAGAACATGGGGGGCCCCCGGAGCCAGGCTGGGAAACGGAGTCTAGACATCCCAGAGTCAGCCCAGGGGGGCTACTGTCTGCACCTGCCACCATGCGGATCAGGCCGGGATCCCTAGCGTTCTTGGGAAGAGACTTGCCCATTAACTCAATAAATATGTCCTGAGTCTTTACCCTGAACCAGCTTCTAGGGATCCAGCAGCAAACGTGACAGCTCCGTGGGGTCCTGATTCtactttccttccccttttctcctacactgggggcagggggagtctGGAGAGACCCCTCTCTGGCTCGGAGGCGGGGGGTCCCCTGAGCCCCTGTGGCAGAGCCCTGCCTGGGGGACTTGCTTGGCCTCTGGGGCCCGAGGGCAGCCGAGAAGAGACCTCAGGGGGGCCTGTGTGAATTCTGCCTCCAATACCACGCCACTGCAAGGTCTCAGGCTCCTTCCGGGAACTGTGGGTGGAGGAGGAACCGAGGGACCAGCCTCAGTCCCTAACTGCCCTGTCTTCCCTTTCTTCATTCACCCGGCCCAGGCCTGCTGCCAATGACAGAAGTGGAGacgaggggagggaaagaaagggtcCAGGGCCCCCGCCCCGGCTCCACCTAAGCGTCCGTACCTTCCTAGGAGAAGCTCCGTAACTTCATGGCGACGCTTGTGGCCGCCAGAGCCTGGGTTCAAAACCCCCCTGCACCACCTGCTAGCCGTGTGGCTGCGGACAAGCGACTCATCCTCTGTGCCGCATTTTCCTTAGCTGTGAAGTGGGGATAATCACAAGCCCCATCTCACAGGGCTGATGTGAGGGTTGAATGGGGTGATACAAGCTAAGTGCTCGGAACAGTGCCTGGCGCGAAGTAGGAGCTTTGCAAATGACGCCTGTTCTGTTTCTGCCCACCCACCGTTCCAAAAATCTCTCTTCCTTGACACCTCTGTCCACACTCCAGTttgtcctcctgccctccccttctccctccaccgCCTGAGCCCCATCAGCCCAGTTCcaccctccttttcttttttaaaaaaaatgtttaaatgtttatttttgagagagagagaaagagcgagagaggggcagagagaggagatagagaatccgaagcaggctccaggctctgagctgtcacagagcctgacacggggctcgaaccatgaactgcaagatcatgacctgagctgaagcctgacgcttcccggactgagccaccccacgcGCCCTCACCCTCCTTTTCCTAACCAACCTCAAGCTAAGTTGTGACCAGTGCCTGCTTGGCGGACGTGCCCTGGGAACTCACCACTTGCCTGGATGCTCCCTCTGAAATCTACCTTGAGCCCCTCCTGCTGCTCTCCTTACCTGCCTCGTGCTGCTCTGAGGTTCCTGGGCCCTGCTTGCTGACCCGGAGCCCTCTGACACCAGGAAAGGCTGGCGGCCCCTCCACAGCCCTGCTCGGCACAGAAGCTGGACCTAGCCAGAGAAAGCCAAGAGAAGGTTCTGGGCAGGTGTGTGGTCCCTTCTGGCACCCCACCTCTACGGAACCTGAGCTGGCTGCCTCCAGCGGGGGCAGAGCTGAGATGAAAGGGGCAGGCCTGGGGGCTATTTCTGTACGGGGTCCCCCAGAGGACAGGGGCTCTATCCGCTCTCCTGGCTCCCCCAGGAATCACACCCTGCTTACCTGCCTCATTAACTCGCTGGCCTACCGGACAGAGACGTTGGTGCCTGCCAGGTCCCCAGGCCCCAGAGAGAGCCATTA is a genomic window of Panthera uncia isolate 11264 chromosome B2 unlocalized genomic scaffold, Puncia_PCG_1.0 HiC_scaffold_24, whole genome shotgun sequence containing:
- the LOC125938305 gene encoding galanin-like G-protein coupled receptor npr-9, with the protein product MEPRLEPNATFTSGLTATPERPLRLIFAGVCGLILLVGLVANGLMLVVVGRASGAPRPLLALTNSLMVNITLSDLLFLACVVPVLLLSFLRPHWWLGPVLCTASQATNNATMFCTFYSTVATALLRHVAVAWPDVALPSGRGARLLLCGAAWGLGLTASLPTWLFQRVVVEEGAVGAPACLLLLSPAQASCYFSLLGALAFLPCTLGLGCSFGHVGWLLRTRPRGPSGESVREHQENAGLILVVLVVFVLMWGPCSVLGYVAAVGGLPGWLSWSPASAPSWPIPTVRSAPSSASTSPAPSGQGSGTSSAGQGQPGTLGVWAGPVW